One window of Papilio machaon chromosome 18, ilPapMach1.1, whole genome shotgun sequence genomic DNA carries:
- the LOC106721112 gene encoding nischarin: MQCITYLFDKKINLCVIFDMSTFIKYRNDSTVSVDEACTKDSVTYYLITVNVGPVKWTVRHRYSDFDELHDKLVSDHGVAKELLPPKKVIRNKTPKFIEQRREGLNDYLKNVFNYLKLTMPYIFAHFLDFHLYDIYFLLQDLAKKFFLEGDKLLLNEKSHKFSPLELHAISERFKMACPATEKQDQMYDFSHVLDFCSQVNSLSIEGSYEVLGTSNIVPNDLKFDLIPFKTLMDLKILGVPMGCIQSVGSLRDTLVSLSVLIASVVSLNEFLLVDVVHKDPSSLADTVTWKKLSVINFASNNIKNVDWAIKLVPRLQQLSLSSNRLSDLCDISCLHDLRALNLAMNNFSCCDNWHEKIGNIVKIDLSQNKVASLKGFSRLYSLESLDLSCNLITDIEEVQNICKLPCLEYLWLTANPVASSIDYRVKVIEQFNARMSEICLDNEKASEKEIDTARVLQALRIVKEGKTPSFLENSNTTHNFHKS, from the exons ATGCAATGTATAACATACTTATTCgataagaaaataaacttgTGTGTAATTTTCGACATGTCAACGTTCATAAAATACCGAAACGATAGTACAGTGAGTGTTGATGAAGCTTGTACAAAGGATAGTGTTACGTACTATTTAATAACAGTAAACGTTGGACCTGTGAAATGGACCGTGCGACATCGTTACAGCGATTTCGATGAACTACATGACAAATTAGTTTCCGATCATGGAGTTGCTAAGGAATTATTACCGCCAAAGAAAGTCATACGAAATAAAACGCCTAAATTTATCGAGCAAAGGCGTGAAGGTCTCAATGACTACCTCAAAAACGTATTTAACTATCTAAAGCTCACTATGCCTTATATTTTTGCACATTTTCTTGATTTTCATCTTTATGATATATACTTTTTGCTGCAAGATTTGGCTaagaaattttttttggaaGGTGATAAATTACTTCTAAATGAAAAGTCACATAAATTCAGTCCTTTGGAG CTCCATGCCATCAGTGAGAGATTCAAAATGGCATGTCCAGCAACAGAGAAACAAGACCAAATGTATGACTTTAGCCATGTCTTGGATTTCTGTTCACAAGTAAATTCATTGAGTATTGAAGGCAGTTATGAGGTACTTGGCACAAGTAATATTGTGCCAAATGACCTGAAATTTGACCTAataccatttaaaacattgatgGATTTAAAGATACTTGGTGTACCAATGGGATGTATACAAAGTGTCG GTAGTCTTCGTGATACTCTAGTCAGTCTGTCGGTGTTAATTGCAAGTGTGGTATCACTCAATGAGTTTCTATTAGTAGATGTGGTGCATAAGGACCCCTCCAGTCTCGCTGACACTGTG acTTGGAAGAAACTCTCCGTTATCAATTTTGCCAGTAACAACATAAAGAATGTCGACTGGGCGATCAAATTAGTTCCAAGATTGCAGCAATTAAGCCTTTCTTCAAACCGGCTGAGTGACTTGTGTGACATATCTTGTCTTCACGATCTGCGCGCCCTCAATCTGGCCATGAACAACTTCTCCTGCTGTGACAATTGGCATGAAAAGATTGGCaacattgttaaaattgatttatcacaaaataaagttGCCTCCTTAAAAGGCTTTAGCCGTTTATATTCATTAGAAAGCTTAGATCTCAGCTGCAATTTAATAACAGATATAGAAGAagttcaaaatatttgcaaactACCCTGCTTGGAATATCTATGGTTGACAGCGAACCCGGTTGCATCCTCCATAGACTATAGAGTTAAAGTCATCGAGCAATTTAATGCAAGAATGTCAGAGATTTGTCTTGATAATGAAAAGGCTTCGGAAAAGGAAATAGATACTGCGAGAGTGTTGCAAGCTTTGAGGATAGTGAAAGAAGGGAAAACGCCCAGTTTTCTAGAAAATAGCAACACAACtcacaattttcataaaagttGA